A window from Candidatus Arthromitus sp. SFB-rat-Yit encodes these proteins:
- a CDS encoding V-type ATP synthase subunit E, whose translation MSNCKKLVNRIINDAEVKKNEIVNKAKEEADKIVNNKLIEANKAKEKIISKAHNDGIQLKNNIISKSESNIRKNILGAKKQILDEIFFESLEILTKLNEIEFKKYINNTFKNLDLEGEYALIIPLTYNKHDFEDLINFNSYKFTLTKIKPSDALKGGFILEKDGSIINYSFEVIMEFVREEIEFEVSKILFD comes from the coding sequence ATGTCAAATTGTAAAAAGTTGGTTAATAGAATTATAAATGATGCTGAAGTCAAAAAAAATGAAATAGTAAATAAGGCTAAAGAAGAAGCTGATAAAATAGTAAATAATAAACTTATTGAAGCAAATAAAGCGAAGGAAAAAATAATTTCTAAGGCTCATAATGATGGAATTCAGTTAAAAAATAATATAATTTCTAAATCTGAATCCAATATTAGAAAAAATATATTAGGGGCTAAAAAACAAATTTTGGATGAAATATTTTTTGAATCATTAGAAATATTAACAAAGCTAAATGAAATAGAGTTTAAAAAATATATTAACAATACCTTTAAAAATTTAGATTTAGAAGGGGAATATGCATTAATAATACCTTTAACTTATAATAAACATGATTTTGAAGACTTAATTAACTTTAATAGTTATAAGTTTACATTAACAAAAATAAAACCATCTGATGCTTTAAAAGGTGGTTTTATTTTAGAAAAAGATGGTAGTATTATAAATTATTCTTTTGAAGTAATAATGGAATTTGTTAGAGAAGAAATTGAATTTGAAGTATCTAAAATTTTGTTTGATTGA
- the spoVB gene encoding stage V sporulation protein B produces the protein MQKENFYKKSFILSSSNILTGILGFVFSIILSKELGAEALGLYGLLMPIYNLFICLMCGGILASISRLTSIYFDNKHFNKANLTIKTSMIFTLIWSLIIATIVYTLAPIIAKFIIKDIRIITSIKIICPAMLFISISNILKGYFYGTSQINIPSVIDILEKSIRILVLIIVIKSFNLKTVESTVTAAYISICIGEFLSYVFLYSYYRKVKNKHKDSTTVSTSKRRLLKDMLKIAFPLSINGLITTTLSTITSLILPRRLIKSGLNYTQALSVIGKFNSMALNIVLFPLIIISSISSLLIPDLSKSISKNEIKYAENRIREVIKISFILGLATMVICFVIPDELSYMFYRRTDLGSYIGFASIVTPTFFISMTTYSILNGLGKQNKILLNSLICSTIEILIIYVLAGFTKINIFSYAIALIVDSCLSIILNIREIKKTVKIKPEISKYIIYILLSILMILVLYLIKSYIPPKFDLIQNILIIFCGFSVFAVTLARDIRRRPFNVK, from the coding sequence TTGCAAAAAGAAAATTTCTATAAAAAATCATTTATATTAAGTTCTTCAAATATATTAACAGGTATTCTTGGATTTGTATTTTCAATTATTTTATCAAAAGAACTTGGAGCTGAAGCATTAGGGCTGTATGGTCTCCTTATGCCTATATACAATCTTTTCATATGTTTAATGTGTGGAGGTATACTTGCATCAATATCAAGATTAACATCAATATATTTCGATAATAAACACTTTAATAAGGCTAATCTAACAATTAAAACATCGATGATATTTACTTTAATATGGTCTTTAATAATTGCAACAATTGTATATACTCTAGCACCTATTATTGCTAAATTTATAATAAAAGACATTAGAATAATTACTTCTATTAAGATAATTTGTCCTGCTATGCTATTTATTTCCATTTCAAACATACTAAAAGGATATTTTTACGGTACATCTCAAATAAATATACCTTCTGTAATTGATATATTAGAAAAATCTATACGTATCTTGGTATTAATAATAGTTATCAAATCATTCAATCTAAAAACCGTAGAATCAACTGTAACTGCCGCATATATATCAATCTGCATAGGTGAATTTTTAAGTTATGTTTTTCTATACTCTTACTATAGAAAAGTAAAAAATAAACATAAGGATAGCACAACCGTATCTACTTCTAAGAGAAGATTATTAAAAGATATGCTTAAAATAGCATTCCCATTATCTATAAATGGATTGATTACAACAACATTAAGTACCATTACATCACTTATACTTCCTAGAAGACTTATTAAATCTGGTCTTAATTATACACAGGCACTATCTGTTATAGGTAAATTCAATAGTATGGCTCTAAACATTGTATTATTTCCACTTATAATAATAAGTTCTATTTCCAGCTTGTTAATTCCAGATTTATCAAAATCCATAAGTAAAAACGAAATTAAATATGCCGAAAATAGAATACGTGAAGTTATAAAAATATCATTTATACTTGGACTTGCTACTATGGTTATATGCTTTGTAATCCCAGATGAATTATCATATATGTTCTATAGAAGAACTGACTTAGGATCATATATAGGATTTGCAAGTATAGTAACTCCTACATTTTTCATTTCAATGACTACATATAGCATTTTAAATGGACTTGGTAAACAAAATAAAATATTATTAAACTCTTTAATATGCTCAACCATAGAAATTTTAATTATATATGTATTAGCTGGTTTTACAAAAATAAATATATTTAGCTATGCTATAGCACTAATAGTTGATTCATGTTTATCTATAATTTTAAATATTAGAGAAATTAAAAAAACCGTTAAAATTAAACCAGAAATATCAAAATATATCATTTATATACTCCTAAGCATACTTATGATATTAGTTCTATACTTAATAAAATCTTATATACCGCCTAAATTTGATCTTATACAAAATATATTAATAATTTTCTGTGGATTTAGTGTATTCGCAGTAACTTTAGCACGTGATATAAGACGCCGTCCATTTAATGTTAAATAA
- a CDS encoding V-type ATP synthase subunit I, whose translation MAIVKMKKFSLYFLEKDKETVLNALQAFGGLEFNGFEKYTTNIREDNELLNTLDKLKCLELDSQSAIFDQNLNKLRYCLDILKPYATKKSIFKTLIDDKIEIEYIKLVEYMKNNNWEKIYDDLKKIDSRIAELDSEYLRCETEIDIAKYWRNLEGNIKNYNKLKYSTCFLGSISKQFETEVLTKFEQDFEYSFIDLINSTQKESYFLIIIYNDFKNEALEFLKQRGFNFQTFNYDCSINECINRLEKDKKDILVEKNKLKKSIEKYSNSYLELQYAYEYFNSNKEKSHLFQKFMRSDFVVISQGYLESDNVVNLEKCLSNIKNFDFYLDIEEISDEDVLDVPVKLSNGCISSPFESVVEMYSYPIYSEVDPSPVISIFFIVFFGMMLADAGYGILMLLISIFLYTKSKTKEKRDSYRLFIFAGISTTIWGVLYGAYFGDFLVRYFNINVPVLLDVNKDIMKIFLIAIAFGFVHLVVGLIMKAIVYFKNGKIIDILYDVLPWMMILGGVIMFALKDIVIFITPQISGIIIVLGIIILLFTQGREAETLVGKIGGGVYGVYGISSYLGDIISYSRLLALGLASGFIANAFNIMGGLIPFPFNIVITPILLIPLHLFNLGINALGTYVHSSRLQYLEFFGKFYSGGGRKFTPFKYTDEYIRIKK comes from the coding sequence ATGGCGATAGTTAAAATGAAAAAATTTTCCTTATATTTTCTAGAAAAGGATAAGGAAACGGTTTTAAATGCATTACAAGCGTTTGGCGGATTAGAATTTAATGGTTTTGAAAAATATACAACAAACATTAGAGAAGATAATGAATTATTAAACACATTAGATAAATTAAAGTGCTTGGAGTTAGATAGTCAGAGTGCAATTTTTGATCAAAATTTAAATAAATTAAGGTATTGTTTAGACATTTTAAAACCTTATGCAACTAAAAAATCAATATTTAAAACATTAATAGACGATAAAATAGAAATAGAATATATTAAGCTTGTAGAGTATATGAAAAATAATAATTGGGAAAAAATATACGATGATTTAAAAAAAATAGATAGTAGAATAGCAGAGTTGGATTCAGAATATTTAAGATGTGAGACTGAAATAGATATAGCAAAGTACTGGAGAAATTTAGAGGGAAATATTAAAAATTATAACAAATTAAAGTATTCTACATGTTTTTTAGGTAGTATTTCTAAACAATTTGAGACAGAAGTATTAACTAAATTTGAACAAGATTTTGAATATTCATTTATTGATTTAATTAATTCTACACAAAAGGAGTCATACTTTTTAATCATAATTTATAATGATTTTAAGAATGAAGCATTAGAATTTTTAAAGCAAAGAGGATTTAATTTTCAGACATTTAATTATGATTGTAGTATTAACGAATGTATAAACAGACTTGAAAAAGATAAAAAAGATATATTAGTTGAAAAAAATAAATTGAAAAAAAGTATAGAAAAATATTCAAACAGTTATTTGGAATTACAGTATGCTTATGAATATTTCAATTCAAATAAAGAAAAATCGCATTTATTTCAAAAGTTTATGAGAAGTGATTTTGTTGTAATATCACAGGGATATTTAGAAAGCGATAATGTAGTAAATTTAGAGAAATGTTTATCTAATATTAAAAACTTTGATTTTTATTTAGATATTGAAGAGATAAGTGATGAAGATGTACTTGATGTACCAGTAAAGTTAAGTAATGGATGTATATCGTCACCTTTTGAGTCTGTTGTTGAAATGTATAGTTATCCTATATATAGTGAGGTAGATCCATCCCCTGTAATATCCATATTTTTTATAGTATTTTTTGGGATGATGCTTGCGGATGCAGGATATGGAATTTTAATGTTATTAATTTCAATATTTTTATATACTAAATCTAAGACTAAAGAAAAAAGGGATAGTTATAGATTATTTATATTTGCAGGTATATCTACTACTATATGGGGTGTGCTGTATGGGGCATACTTTGGCGATTTTTTAGTAAGATATTTTAACATTAATGTGCCTGTATTGCTTGATGTAAATAAAGATATAATGAAAATATTTTTGATTGCTATTGCATTTGGGTTTGTACATTTAGTTGTAGGTTTAATTATGAAAGCAATAGTATATTTTAAAAATGGGAAAATAATAGATATCTTATACGATGTTTTACCATGGATGATGATTCTTGGTGGGGTTATTATGTTTGCATTGAAAGATATTGTAATATTTATTACACCCCAAATTTCTGGTATTATTATTGTTTTAGGAATAATAATTTTACTATTTACCCAAGGAAGGGAAGCAGAAACCTTGGTTGGGAAAATAGGCGGTGGAGTATATGGAGTTTATGGAATAAGTTCTTATTTAGGAGATATAATTTCATATTCTAGATTATTAGCTTTAGGATTAGCATCTGGATTTATTGCTAATGCTTTTAATATAATGGGTGGATTAATACCATTTCCATTTAATATAGTAATAACACCAATTCTTTTAATACCACTTCATTTATTTAACTTAGGTATAAATGCATTGGGAACTTATGTACACTCGTCTAGGTTACAATATTTAGAGTTTTTTGGAAAATTCTATTCAGGTGGTGGAAGGAAATTCACACCGTTTAAATATACAGATGAATATATAAGAATTAAAAAATAA
- a CDS encoding V-type ATP synthase subunit C, translating to MYKYSYLDVMPKIRVYEKKLIDNLIIDRMLSTNNMNELFRMLSETNYSKNTSEVIDHLNYEKILMKELKNLFNEMSYILSNSNLIDVFTLKYFYNNLKVMLKSKFLNINLSNLIFEFNSINNLGIYEALYNDNYRYLNERIKNIIKFLVNDFDHNRDITNIDIMLDKFMFEDLKQKVYEIGDNFLINYADKLIDIFNIKTIFRIKKLKLDKKILGSVVCVPGSIDLEKIKLLFLESNDNLLIRFSDIEIYKYIKNGIEKFINDDDVGLLEIELDNYLMNFLKNQKIYTSGLSPIIGYINAKETEIRNVRLIIMGKINNIPSETIKGRLILGYV from the coding sequence GTGTATAAATATTCGTATTTAGATGTTATGCCTAAAATCAGAGTATATGAGAAAAAGTTAATAGATAATTTAATTATAGATAGAATGCTTTCAACCAATAATATGAATGAATTATTTAGGATGCTATCTGAAACTAATTATAGTAAGAATACATCAGAAGTAATTGATCATTTAAACTATGAAAAAATACTTATGAAAGAGTTAAAAAACTTGTTTAATGAGATGAGTTATATACTTTCAAATAGTAATTTAATTGATGTTTTTACATTAAAGTATTTTTATAATAATTTAAAGGTAATGTTAAAAAGTAAGTTTCTAAATATTAATTTATCTAATTTAATATTTGAATTTAATAGTATTAATAATTTAGGTATATATGAAGCTTTATATAATGACAATTATAGATATTTAAATGAAAGAATTAAAAATATTATCAAATTTTTGGTAAACGACTTTGATCATAATAGAGATATTACTAATATAGATATTATGTTAGATAAGTTTATGTTTGAAGATCTAAAACAAAAGGTATATGAAATTGGAGATAATTTTTTAATTAATTATGCGGATAAATTAATTGATATATTTAATATTAAGACGATTTTTAGGATTAAAAAACTTAAATTAGATAAGAAAATATTAGGTAGTGTGGTTTGTGTACCGGGAAGTATAGATTTAGAAAAGATAAAATTATTATTTTTAGAAAGTAATGATAATTTATTAATAAGATTTTCTGATATTGAGATATATAAATATATTAAAAATGGAATTGAAAAATTTATTAATGATGATGACGTTGGTTTATTAGAAATAGAATTAGATAATTATTTAATGAATTTTCTTAAAAATCAAAAGATATATACATCTGGATTATCACCAATAATAGGTTATATTAATGCTAAAGAAACTGAAATAAGAAATGTTAGACTTATTATAATGGGAAAAATCAATAATATTCCTTCGGAGACTATAAAGGGGAGGTTAATATTAGGCTATGTATAA
- a CDS encoding V-type ATP synthase subunit K gives MTFSDFLVQYGGLILALLGAALCVGLSGTGSAKGVSIAGQASAGLLSEEPEKFGQTILLTALPGTQGLFGFVIALLIFLNSGVFDTQFPSVLQGFQFLMAGLPMGLTGLFSGIAQGKVCAAAVQILAKNPKHTTKGVIYATLVETYAVLGFVASLFMVLFFK, from the coding sequence ATGACATTTTCAGATTTTTTAGTACAATATGGGGGTTTAATATTAGCTTTATTAGGAGCAGCTTTATGTGTTGGATTATCAGGAACTGGATCAGCTAAAGGGGTGTCTATTGCAGGTCAAGCTTCTGCTGGATTATTATCTGAAGAACCAGAAAAATTTGGTCAAACAATATTATTAACAGCATTACCAGGAACTCAAGGTTTATTTGGATTTGTTATTGCATTGTTAATATTTCTTAATTCAGGTGTTTTCGATACTCAATTTCCATCAGTTTTACAAGGGTTTCAATTTTTAATGGCTGGATTACCTATGGGATTAACAGGATTGTTTTCTGGTATAGCTCAAGGTAAAGTTTGTGCAGCAGCTGTGCAAATACTAGCTAAAAATCCTAAGCATACAACTAAGGGTGTAATATATGCTACACTTGTTGAAACTTATGCTGTTTTAGGATTTGTTGCTTCATTATTTATGGTTTTATTTTTTAAATAG
- a CDS encoding zinc dependent phospholipase C family protein produces MGRVELTYGRAIKKIMDITNPIKKMLMKTNCITHKFINNNSIQILNNESLYNISIFIKKYIDFINDGVVWADQDYKSSNHFYNIDTLKGLYGFSDLLNEFKKYYRTAMYYLDKNQIEKCMFYVGVCLHLIQDSTVPQHGSGDLFNEHRNFELWIVSKIYDENKFKIETGIQRFNRVEDYIIKNIAFSQKINIINKNIKDREKRYMNISCEILRRAHETTAGFLVDIYERINNII; encoded by the coding sequence ATGGGCAGAGTTGAATTAACATATGGAAGAGCGATAAAAAAGATAATGGATATTACAAATCCTATCAAGAAAATGCTGATGAAAACCAATTGTATTACACATAAATTTATAAATAATAATTCTATACAGATATTGAATAATGAAAGTTTATATAATATTAGTATTTTTATAAAAAAATATATAGATTTTATAAATGATGGAGTTGTATGGGCAGATCAGGATTATAAAAGTAGTAACCATTTTTATAATATAGATACTTTAAAGGGATTATATGGTTTCTCTGATCTTTTAAATGAATTTAAAAAATATTATAGAACAGCTATGTATTATTTAGATAAGAATCAAATTGAGAAGTGTATGTTTTATGTAGGGGTTTGCCTACACCTTATACAAGATTCTACAGTTCCTCAACATGGGAGTGGGGATTTATTTAATGAACATAGGAATTTTGAACTTTGGATAGTATCTAAAATATATGATGAAAACAAGTTTAAGATAGAAACAGGGATTCAAAGATTTAATAGAGTTGAGGATTATATTATAAAAAATATAGCTTTTTCTCAAAAAATTAATATTATTAATAAAAATATAAAAGATAGAGAAAAAAGATATATGAATATATCTTGCGAAATTTTGAGAAGAGCACATGAAACTACAGCTGGGTTTTTAGTTGATATATATGAGAGAATAAATAATATAATTTAA
- a CDS encoding putative polysaccharide biosynthesis protein, which produces MEEQSTGKSFISLSFASILVKILSLLYVPIIIRILGDEGYGIYLASYDIFSLIYVITNSGMQIAIAKQIAEFVAINESQNVLKTFHIGKRILFIIGLIGSIGLFLIARPVALLIGSHRAYLGILFLSPTIFFTSILAAYRGLFQGISNMVPIALSQVIEQVCNILISIFCSFMLVSNSLELGAAGGTVGTTVGAIISIIFLYLIMRKQRILDSMSVSVPYLNCELERRDRNSTKSIIFTFLKYGIPVMLTSGIQYVGAVIDLALVKNRLIFSGFNNSTSDILYGLLGKYKTLIYVPLAIIAALSAAVIPSLVRSVVLNDKNNLFKKIRFALKISLLISIPSCVALAILSKYIYLILFSKDYSSGYTLMLYGSSLVIFMSIVQIQTTILQGLNKFYSIFTTLFIGVLLKLVSNYILVGIPSININGAVIGSIIGFLVPMIINSILIKKYIGFSSRNFLNSIKPFISSIIMGIFIIVFYELNSLIFMNSDSIVIKYLIFGLVVVLGFIVYFVSIVFLKYFKKEDLEFIPPSILKIIPQKIMSKFLS; this is translated from the coding sequence ATGGAAGAACAATCTACAGGTAAGAGCTTTATATCTTTATCTTTTGCAAGTATTCTTGTAAAAATTTTATCTCTTTTATATGTTCCGATAATTATAAGGATACTTGGAGATGAAGGATATGGTATTTATTTAGCTTCTTATGATATATTTAGTTTAATATATGTTATAACAAATTCTGGAATGCAAATTGCTATAGCTAAGCAAATTGCAGAGTTTGTTGCAATTAATGAATCACAAAACGTTTTAAAAACTTTTCATATTGGAAAGAGAATTTTGTTTATTATAGGTCTTATAGGATCTATAGGTTTATTTTTAATTGCTAGACCTGTTGCATTATTGATTGGGAGTCATAGGGCGTATTTGGGAATTTTATTTTTATCACCAACTATATTTTTTACATCTATACTAGCTGCATATAGGGGATTGTTTCAAGGTATATCAAATATGGTTCCTATAGCTTTATCACAAGTAATTGAACAAGTGTGTAATATTTTAATAAGTATATTTTGTTCATTTATGTTAGTTAGTAATAGTTTGGAATTAGGGGCTGCTGGTGGAACAGTCGGTACAACAGTTGGTGCAATTATATCAATTATATTTTTATATTTAATTATGAGGAAACAAAGAATATTAGATAGTATGAGTGTATCGGTGCCTTATTTAAATTGTGAACTTGAAAGAAGAGATAGGAATTCCACAAAAAGCATAATATTTACGTTTCTTAAGTATGGTATACCTGTAATGTTAACTTCCGGAATACAATATGTAGGTGCTGTAATAGATTTGGCTCTTGTTAAAAATAGGCTTATATTTTCTGGGTTTAATAATTCAACTAGTGATATTTTGTATGGGTTACTTGGGAAATATAAAACACTTATATATGTACCACTTGCTATTATTGCAGCTTTGTCTGCGGCTGTTATACCAAGTTTAGTTAGATCTGTTGTACTCAATGATAAAAATAATTTATTTAAGAAAATAAGATTTGCATTGAAGATAAGTTTATTAATATCGATACCATCATGTGTTGCGTTAGCTATTCTTAGTAAGTATATATATCTTATTTTATTTTCAAAAGATTATAGTAGTGGATATACATTGATGTTATATGGATCAAGCCTTGTAATATTTATGTCTATCGTGCAGATTCAAACTACTATACTTCAAGGATTAAATAAATTTTATTCTATATTTACAACTTTATTTATTGGAGTATTGCTAAAATTGGTAAGTAACTATATATTGGTCGGTATACCAAGTATAAATATAAATGGAGCTGTTATTGGAAGTATCATTGGATTTTTAGTACCAATGATTATAAATAGTATTCTAATTAAAAAATATATAGGGTTTAGTAGTAGAAATTTTTTGAATAGTATAAAACCATTCATATCATCTATTATAATGGGAATTTTTATAATAGTATTTTATGAATTAAATTCATTGATATTTATGAATAGTGATTCTATTGTGATTAAATACTTAATTTTTGGCTTAGTAGTAGTATTAGGATTTATAGTTTATTTTGTATCTATAGTTTTTCTAAAATATTTCAAAAAAGAGGATTTAGAATTCATACCACCATCTATATTAAAAATTATTCCTCAAAAAATAATGAGTAAATTCTTAAGTTAG
- a CDS encoding pseudouridine synthase, with protein sequence MKQEIRISFNEKDQRLDRFLRKLFKNVELNLIFKDIRNGNIRVNGKKQKINYRIQEDDVLSIFGYYYDLNNNKSIDAEEYIGYNKPKICYEDSNILVAIKDVDTLVHSDGKNEKDLTRDVNIYLSNKGNTNLDDNLTFNISPVNRLDRNTYGLVIFGKNRVAARELCELIKFRKISKYYKVLVEGKIKDGIYTAYIKKDSKLNKSIVYGYKVQDSKEIKMELKMIDTNGVISLLDIKLITGRSHQIRSHLKFLNNPVIGDLKYGNKELKNYFFNKYGVQNQLLFAYKLHFNGINENMMLNYLNNKLILCSLTSQFKRIVRQEFKIIF encoded by the coding sequence ATGAAACAAGAGATTAGAATTAGTTTTAATGAAAAGGACCAAAGATTAGATAGGTTTTTAAGGAAATTATTTAAAAATGTTGAGTTAAATCTGATATTTAAAGATATAAGAAATGGTAATATACGTGTTAATGGTAAAAAACAAAAAATAAATTATAGAATACAAGAAGATGATGTTTTGAGTATATTTGGTTATTATTATGATTTGAATAATAATAAAAGTATAGATGCAGAGGAGTATATTGGATATAATAAACCCAAAATATGTTATGAAGATTCAAATATTTTAGTTGCAATAAAAGATGTTGATACATTAGTTCATTCAGATGGGAAAAATGAAAAAGATTTAACTAGAGATGTTAATATATATTTATCAAATAAAGGAAATACAAATTTAGATGATAATTTAACTTTTAATATATCCCCAGTAAATAGATTAGATAGAAATACTTATGGACTGGTTATATTTGGAAAAAATAGAGTAGCTGCAAGGGAACTTTGTGAACTTATTAAATTTAGAAAAATTTCTAAGTATTATAAAGTACTTGTTGAAGGTAAGATAAAAGATGGTATATATACTGCATATATAAAAAAAGATAGTAAATTAAATAAATCAATAGTATACGGTTACAAAGTCCAGGATTCCAAAGAAATAAAAATGGAACTTAAGATGATTGATACAAATGGTGTAATTAGTTTGTTAGATATAAAATTAATAACTGGAAGGAGTCATCAAATAAGAAGTCACCTTAAGTTTTTAAATAATCCAGTAATTGGAGATTTAAAATATGGAAATAAGGAGTTAAAAAATTATTTTTTTAATAAATATGGTGTACAAAACCAGTTATTATTTGCATATAAATTGCATTTTAATGGAATAAATGAAAATATGATGTTAAATTATTTAAATAATAAATTAATATTATGTTCATTAACATCACAGTTTAAAAGGATTGTAAGACAAGAATTTAAAATAATTTTTTAG
- a CDS encoding V-type ATP synthase subunit F, translated as MYKVGVIGDKDSIFSFKSLGIETFSCEEGDIGEVTQLIKKMVAKNYGVIFITENIAQHVLDLIDRYQKCYLPVIVLIPNSQGSLGIGISRINENVEKAIGINIL; from the coding sequence ATGTATAAAGTTGGAGTTATAGGTGATAAAGATTCAATATTTTCTTTTAAATCTTTAGGTATTGAAACTTTTTCTTGTGAAGAAGGAGATATAGGTGAGGTTACTCAACTTATAAAAAAGATGGTAGCTAAGAATTACGGTGTTATATTTATTACTGAAAATATAGCCCAACATGTATTAGATTTAATAGATAGATATCAAAAATGTTACCTTCCAGTTATAGTTTTAATACCAAATAGTCAAGGAAGTTTAGGTATTGGTATTTCAAGGATAAATGAAAATGTTGAAAAGGCCATAGGTATAAATATTTTATAG